From the Jatrophihabitans endophyticus genome, the window ACGATCCGACGGCGGTCCGCGCCGCGGCCGGCGTGCGGGCCCGGTCCCTCCCCGCCGGGACGAGCGCGCTGACCGTGAACGGGCTCGCCGGCTCGCGGCTGACGGCGTTCGTCGAGGGATTGGTGCTCGGCGGCTATCGCTTCGGCTACGCCACCGATCCGGCCCCCGCCCCGACGCGGGTCGACCTGCACGGCGTGGACGGCACCGCGGGATCCGCCGACGTCGCCGCGATCGAGCGGGGGCTCGCGAGCGCGGCCGCGACGAGCTGGGCCCGCGACCTCGCCAACACCCCGGCCGGGACGAAGACGCCGGACTGGCTGGCCCGGCAGGCCGCGGCCGAGCTCGAGCCGCGCGGCGTCACCGTCGACGTCCACGACGAGCACTGGCTCGCCGAGCAGGGCTTCGGCGGGGTGCTCGCCGTCGGCGCCGGGTCGGCGTCGCCGCCGCGGCTGATCGAGGCGTCCTGGCGCCCTCGTGGCGCCGCGGCCGCCACCCACCTCGTCCTCGTGGGCAAGGGCATCACGTTCGACACCGGCGGCGTCAACCGCAAGCTCGGCGACGGCATGCGCACCATGCACACCGACATGTCCGGCGGAGCCGCCGTCCTCGCCGCGTTGCGCACGATCGCCGAACGCCGGCTGCCGGTGCGCGTCACCGCCCTCGTCCCCGCGGCCGAGAACGCGCTCTCCGGCTCGTCCTACCGACCGGGCGACGTCGTACGGCACTACGGCGGGCGCACCAGCGAGATCCGCAACACCGACGCCGAGGGACGCATCGTGCTCGGGGACGCGCTCGCCTACGCCGTGGCGCGGCTGCGGCCCACCGCGATCGTCGACGTCGCGACGCTCACCGGCGCGATGAAGATCGCGCTCGGGTTGCGCACCGGCGGGCTGTTCGCGACCTCCGATGCGCTCGCCGACGAGCTGCTGGCCGCCGGCACCGGCAGCGGCGAACCGCTGTGGCGGTT encodes:
- a CDS encoding leucyl aminopeptidase family protein, which produces MLDVRAAARDDVRAAAAPEPVTDLPDDPTAVRAAAGVRARSLPAGTSALTVNGLAGSRLTAFVEGLVLGGYRFGYATDPAPAPTRVDLHGVDGTAGSADVAAIERGLASAAATSWARDLANTPAGTKTPDWLARQAAAELEPRGVTVDVHDEHWLAEQGFGGVLAVGAGSASPPRLIEASWRPRGAAAATHLVLVGKGITFDTGGVNRKLGDGMRTMHTDMSGGAAVLAALRTIAERRLPVRVTALVPAAENALSGSSYRPGDVVRHYGGRTSEIRNTDAEGRIVLGDALAYAVARLRPTAIVDVATLTGAMKIALGLRTGGLFATSDALADELLAAGTGSGEPLWRLPMPVEYASSLRSDVADANNAPGNPGAITAALFLEPFVRGVPWAHLDIAGPARAPRDDGMFGKGGTGFGARLLSTWVEARA